A section of the Leptotrichia sp. HSP-342 genome encodes:
- a CDS encoding membrane lipoprotein lipid attachment site-containing protein gives MKKIILFICILIGVSSCSYINYVKQYTAKTKNEGRQDKIGRELLEKNTQKIVWNEMELIVPENTTIDTNGRLNYNNQELEIEFKKTNNREELCRNKSYKIQWFKKYNEDYVTLGGYRYDNLKYHSDSNLKLAERIAIKNKFSECR, from the coding sequence TTGAAGAAAATAATTTTATTTATTTGTATTTTAATAGGAGTGAGTTCGTGTTCTTATATTAATTATGTAAAACAATATACTGCAAAAACTAAAAATGAGGGAAGGCAAGATAAAATAGGGAGAGAACTTTTAGAAAAAAATACACAAAAAATAGTATGGAATGAAATGGAATTAATAGTTCCAGAAAATACAACAATAGATACAAATGGAAGATTAAATTATAATAACCAAGAATTAGAAATAGAATTTAAAAAAACTAATAATAGAGAAGAACTTTGTAGAAATAAATCTTATAAAATACAATGGTTTAAAAAATATAATGAAGATTATGTTACTTTGGGAGGTTATAGATACGATAATTTAAAATATCACTCAGATAGTAATTTAAAATTGGCTGAAAGAATAGCTATAAAAAATAAGTTCAGTGAGTGTCGATAA
- a CDS encoding NUDIX hydrolase, with amino-acid sequence MDNSFRFLKGSKMTHPTTGITLEYLDKSDAVCFVLFNESKEKAILVKQFRPGSKDYEIEVCAGLIDGNEKPRVAAFRELKEETGYLEKDVTDIEELPQGLYVSPGYTTERLYFFSAKLKSDDVKPIEQSLDHGEEVEVVWVDVKDITKVSRDMKTILAVTYFSKEAK; translated from the coding sequence ATGGATAATAGTTTTAGATTTTTAAAAGGTTCAAAAATGACACATCCTACGACAGGGATAACTTTGGAGTATTTGGATAAATCTGATGCTGTTTGTTTTGTCCTGTTTAATGAGAGTAAGGAAAAAGCAATATTAGTAAAGCAATTTCGTCCGGGGTCTAAGGATTATGAAATTGAAGTTTGTGCTGGATTAATTGATGGTAATGAGAAGCCTAGAGTTGCTGCATTTAGAGAGCTGAAAGAGGAAACTGGGTATTTGGAAAAAGATGTGACAGATATTGAAGAATTGCCACAAGGGCTATATGTATCGCCAGGATACACAACTGAAAGATTATATTTTTTCAGTGCAAAACTAAAATCTGATGATGTTAAGCCTATAGAGCAGTCACTCGACCATGGGGAAGAAGTGGAAGTAGTATGGGTCGATGTGAAGGATATTACAAAGGTGTCAAGAGATATGAAAACAATACTTGCAGTAACTTATTTTTCAAAAGAAGCTAAATAA